Within the Hippoglossus stenolepis isolate QCI-W04-F060 chromosome 2, HSTE1.2, whole genome shotgun sequence genome, the region CCACCAACCTTCCAGGACAGCCCGTGTCTCCGGTCGCTGTCCACCTCCCGCTGACAGACGGCTCGGACCAGCAgacactgactcctccacagCTGCTCGCTCTCCTCGATGAGGTCGTGCCACAGTTTGCAGGCGCACGACGCGCTGACCAGACTCTCCGGGTCCAACTCGCCGAAAATCCTCACGCTCATCTCTGTTGGCAGAGTTTCTGCAAAGTTCGGAGGCTCGGTCTTCCTGGTGGATGTCAGAGACGGTCCTCTTCCACGGAGGAGGACCACGGAGGACGTCCTTGTGGGCTCATGCTGCATAATAGAGTCCAACAGTTTGAAACCACCTGAAAGGTTAGAGAAGACAAATATGTGATGATACAGGGACAGCTTCTGTCAAAGTCCTGGTCCCAGCAGAATATCAGAGAAAGGTTCAAGGACACACTGTCTCGTGCTAACAGTGTCCCGCTGTCTCTTGCTAACAGTGTCTCGTGCCAACAGTGTCTCGTGCCAACAGTTTCTCGTGCTAACACTGTCTGGTGCCAACAGTGTCTCTTGCTAACAGTGTCTCGTGCTAACAGTGTCCCGCTGTCTCTTGCTAACAGTGTCTCGTGCCAA harbors:
- the LOC118123593 gene encoding F-box only protein 48 isoform X2 gives rise to the protein MRVSPGDVCKQPLRHLNFQLSDTEGPRHGGFKLLDSIMQHEPTRTSSVVLLRGRGPSLTSTRKTEPPNFAETLPTEMSVRIFGELDPESLVSASCACKLWHDLIEESEQLWRSQCLLVRAVCQREVDSDRRHGLSWKVGGRCRGRCRGRCRGKRVLLERADKP
- the LOC118123593 gene encoding F-box only protein 48 isoform X1, encoding MRVSPGDVCKQPLRHLNFQLSDTEGPRHGGFKLLDSIMQHEPTRTSSVVLLRGRGPSLTSTRKTEPPNFAETLPTEMSVRIFGELDPESLVSASCACKLWHDLIEESEQLWRSQCLLVRAVCQREVDSDRRHGLSWKVTLVRNYTRSCVKRDWLRGRYSHVRSAEELSGRRMTPLDAETWGEILEAELDR